A stretch of the Asticcacaulis sp. ZE23SCel15 genome encodes the following:
- a CDS encoding PaaI family thioesterase — protein sequence MSHRDLPENILEQIPFARFLGVKMELAGNELTLKLPYEDRLIGNPVLPALHGGVIGAFMEMTAMAQLAFSENFTHMPKPINVSVQYLRSGKATDTFARARLNRVGRTIANVDVIAWQDNKEMPIATLQSHFLLKG from the coding sequence ATGAGCCATCGCGATCTGCCTGAAAACATATTGGAACAGATACCTTTCGCCCGATTTTTAGGCGTTAAGATGGAACTGGCCGGAAACGAACTGACGCTAAAATTGCCCTATGAAGATCGGCTGATTGGCAACCCTGTTTTGCCAGCCCTGCACGGCGGTGTGATTGGTGCCTTCATGGAAATGACGGCCATGGCGCAACTGGCGTTCAGCGAAAACTTCACGCATATGCCTAAACCCATCAATGTCAGCGTGCAGTATCTGCGCAGTGGCAAGGCTACGGATACGTTTGCGCGTGCGCGACTGAACCGGGTGGGGCGCACCATTGCCAATGTCGATGTCATTGCCTGGCAGGACAATAAAGAGATGCCTATCGCCACTCTGCAAAGTCATTTTTTATTAAAGGGGTAA
- the aroC gene encoding chorismate synthase, which translates to MSHNSFGHLYRVTTWGESHGPALGCVIDGCPPGISLSEADLQWALDRRKPGGSRFVTQRREADEAKILSGVFEGKTTGTPISIMIENTDQRSKDYGDISKQFRPGHADYTYFAKYGIRDYRGGGRSSARETAARVAAGAVALKVLQSQFADIKIRAALVQLGVHKINRDQWDWAQVDQNPFFSPDASTVKAFEDYLDGIRKAGSSIGAVVEVQAEGVPAGWGAPIYGKLDSDLAANLMSINAVKGVEIGEGFNAATLSGEENADEMRIHDGQPEFLSNHAGGILGGISSGQTIVARIALKPTSSILTERKSIDIEGHEVDIRTKGRHDPCVGIRAVPVAEAMMACTLLDAWLRHRGQTGGDVFSVG; encoded by the coding sequence ATGTCGCACAATAGCTTTGGCCACCTTTACCGTGTCACCACCTGGGGCGAAAGCCACGGTCCGGCGCTTGGCTGCGTCATCGACGGCTGCCCTCCGGGCATCTCATTATCTGAGGCCGATCTTCAATGGGCGCTCGATCGACGCAAACCCGGCGGGTCGCGCTTTGTGACCCAGCGTCGCGAGGCCGACGAAGCTAAAATCCTGTCAGGCGTGTTTGAAGGCAAGACCACAGGCACCCCGATTTCTATCATGATCGAAAACACTGATCAGCGCTCAAAAGACTATGGCGACATCTCTAAGCAGTTCCGTCCGGGACATGCTGATTACACCTATTTCGCCAAATACGGCATCCGTGACTACCGCGGCGGCGGCAGATCTTCAGCCCGTGAAACGGCTGCCCGCGTGGCCGCTGGTGCCGTGGCGCTTAAGGTCTTGCAGAGCCAGTTTGCCGACATAAAAATCCGCGCCGCCCTGGTGCAATTGGGCGTCCATAAGATCAACCGCGACCAATGGGACTGGGCGCAGGTTGATCAAAACCCGTTCTTTTCGCCCGACGCCTCAACGGTCAAAGCGTTCGAGGATTACCTCGACGGCATACGCAAAGCAGGCTCCAGCATCGGCGCGGTGGTCGAGGTTCAGGCCGAGGGCGTACCCGCCGGCTGGGGAGCCCCTATTTACGGCAAGCTCGATTCCGATCTGGCGGCCAATCTGATGTCAATCAACGCTGTCAAAGGGGTGGAAATCGGCGAAGGCTTTAACGCCGCCACGCTTTCGGGCGAAGAAAACGCCGATGAGATGCGCATCCATGACGGGCAGCCAGAGTTTCTGTCCAATCATGCGGGCGGCATACTAGGCGGCATATCTTCGGGCCAGACAATCGTTGCCCGCATAGCACTTAAGCCGACCTCATCGATCCTGACCGAACGCAAATCAATCGACATCGAAGGACATGAAGTCGATATCCGCACCAAGGGCCGCCACGACCCCTGCGTCGGCATCCGTGCCGTGCCGGTGGCCGAGGCCATGATGGCCTGTACACTGCTGGATGCCTGGCTTCGGCACCGCGGGCAAACCGGCGGCGATGTTTTTAGCGTTGGTTAG
- a CDS encoding PaaI family thioesterase, with the protein MPPQDNQPSSFSDMFASIVDSTPYMRALGAYYAGKSPDGVSMGLPYRADLIGDPELGVLAGGALTAILDHGCGMAVWDSLNEFKPIATLDLRIDYMRAAKPGKDMIVTAKCYKLTRTMGFVRAFAYDETIDDPVAAAQAAFVITSNSPKGQRS; encoded by the coding sequence ATGCCCCCACAGGACAATCAGCCCTCATCATTTTCGGATATGTTCGCCAGCATAGTGGACAGCACGCCCTATATGCGGGCTTTGGGCGCTTATTATGCTGGTAAATCGCCCGATGGGGTCAGTATGGGCCTGCCCTATCGTGCCGATCTCATCGGCGACCCCGAATTGGGCGTTCTGGCCGGTGGCGCCTTAACGGCCATACTGGATCATGGCTGCGGCATGGCCGTCTGGGACAGTCTCAATGAATTTAAACCCATAGCCACGCTGGATCTGCGCATCGACTACATGCGCGCAGCCAAACCGGGTAAGGATATGATCGTAACCGCTAAGTGCTACAAACTGACGCGCACCATGGGGTTCGTGCGCGCCTTTGCCTATGATGAGACCATAGATGATCCGGTAGCCGCCGCTCAGGCTGCCTTTGTCATCACGTCTAACTCCCCTAAAGGGCAGAGATCATGA
- the queC gene encoding 7-cyano-7-deazaguanine synthase QueC, which yields MSQELESIAADQSALVLFSGGQDSTACLAWALTHFARVETVGFDYGQRHDIEMTTRLNVLNKIRDVFPAASRLGEDHVVDLKGFGAVAESSLTRVQEIKMSARGLPNSFVPGRNLVFFVYAAAVADRRGIDHLVGGMCETDFSGYPDCRKDTLEAMETVLNLGIERPYRIDTPLMYLTKAQTWAMTHDLGGGVLVDLVLEETHTCYLGQRGERHAWGYGCGTCPACELRATGFEQWRSGHV from the coding sequence ATGTCTCAGGAACTGGAAAGTATCGCCGCTGATCAATCGGCCTTAGTCCTGTTTTCCGGGGGGCAGGATTCGACCGCCTGTCTGGCGTGGGCCTTGACGCATTTTGCCCGCGTTGAGACCGTTGGCTTCGATTACGGGCAGCGTCACGACATCGAAATGACGACGCGCTTGAATGTCCTTAATAAAATCCGCGATGTTTTCCCGGCGGCCAGTCGTTTGGGGGAAGACCATGTGGTTGATCTGAAAGGGTTTGGCGCGGTGGCGGAATCGTCGCTGACGCGGGTACAGGAAATCAAAATGTCAGCGCGCGGACTGCCCAATTCCTTCGTACCGGGGCGTAATCTGGTGTTCTTTGTCTATGCCGCCGCTGTGGCCGATCGACGCGGGATTGATCATCTGGTCGGGGGCATGTGTGAGACGGATTTTTCAGGCTATCCGGATTGTCGCAAAGATACGCTTGAGGCGATGGAGACCGTGCTTAATCTGGGCATCGAGCGACCTTACCGTATCGATACGCCGCTGATGTATCTCACTAAAGCGCAGACCTGGGCCATGACGCACGATCTGGGCGGGGGTGTGCTTGTCGATCTGGTGCTTGAGGAAACCCATACCTGCTATCTGGGGCAGCGCGGTGAGCGTCACGCCTGGGGCTATGGTTGCGGAACCTGTCCGGCCTGTGAATTGCGGGCGACGGGGTTTGAGCAGTGGCGATCAGGCCATGTATAG
- a CDS encoding DUF1499 domain-containing protein produces MLETNSQTRKRGLSLAFLALLLSLSAPLVLGAAIFGSKVEYLDYDTSFTLLTLNWAPKLATISLVFALIALLVSLFMAPKRTGPFALAAVIISGSVLGGFYVYERKLKSAPPIYDVATDWQRPLTFSEKLIKDRGPDAHPVEDNPRVAKGSSFEWDLKPVADVNAATCSGAQPVRNANITADKVAASLMHEGYMIFGRSPWRIEAVYRDPIYGFKSDIVVRIDPDKTDVRSVSRHELSDLGRNCTRVMRVVEILKAM; encoded by the coding sequence GTGTTGGAAACCAATTCGCAAACGCGCAAGCGTGGCCTCAGTCTGGCCTTTTTGGCTTTGCTGCTGAGCTTATCTGCGCCGCTTGTTCTAGGTGCAGCCATATTTGGCAGTAAGGTCGAATATCTTGATTATGACACAAGCTTTACCCTCCTGACCTTAAACTGGGCGCCTAAGCTGGCGACGATAAGTCTGGTTTTTGCTCTGATTGCCTTGCTGGTATCATTGTTTATGGCCCCGAAGCGAACCGGGCCTTTTGCTTTGGCTGCGGTCATCATATCAGGCAGTGTTCTGGGCGGATTTTATGTCTATGAACGCAAGCTGAAATCGGCCCCACCCATATACGATGTCGCAACTGACTGGCAGCGTCCGCTGACTTTTTCCGAAAAGCTGATCAAGGATCGCGGGCCTGATGCTCATCCGGTCGAAGATAATCCGCGGGTCGCAAAAGGGAGTTCGTTTGAATGGGATCTGAAACCGGTTGCCGATGTGAATGCTGCGACCTGTTCTGGCGCGCAACCCGTGAGAAATGCGAACATCACTGCCGATAAGGTAGCCGCTAGCCTGATGCACGAAGGTTACATGATTTTTGGCCGCTCACCTTGGCGGATTGAGGCGGTTTACCGCGACCCCATCTATGGTTTTAAGTCTGATATAGTGGTTCGTATTGATCCGGATAAAACCGATGTGCGTTCGGTCAGTCGGCATGAGTTATCCGACCTGGGTAGAAATTGTACGCGGGTAATGCGTGTGGTTGAAATTCTGAAAGCCATGTAG
- a CDS encoding bifunctional aminoglycoside phosphotransferase/ATP-binding protein, with product MTDANSSPDAVIAKLSAGADKVIATSCAVVILKGDQAFKIKKSVDYGFLNFTSQPRRREALERELKFNQRTAADVYREVIEVDGEGVLVMRRFDQSMVLAEQSLSDPDWSPDIDLMQTLGEVIADFHAGSEVCRDPSHAANIKYVIDSNRSNIDVFRQHLGAARVEYYDQRISQAYEQVKSVVQDRFDEGFVRRCHGDLHLGNIFVEAGRPVLFDCIEFNERLSQIDVLYDLAFLLMDLWVRGHKQAANRVMNAYMDKAARNEADDGRLYSGLKLLPLYMSVRAGVRCHVNAHYGDLEQASVYLDAAMAFLEMDKAGLMAVGGLSGSGKTTYARRIADSKGRSPGAVILRSDEIRKRLWDWPSFERLPAEAYTHEETDKVYSHIKRLAGIVLASGQSVILDATFRDLSPREAMEALAETTSVYFEGIWLDLSREERVRRVAVRSNDASDATEAVADSQAEVKDLSSKWTRIEAI from the coding sequence ATGACAGATGCCAATTCTTCACCGGACGCCGTGATCGCCAAGCTGTCTGCCGGAGCTGACAAGGTTATAGCGACATCCTGTGCCGTGGTGATTTTGAAAGGGGATCAGGCCTTTAAAATCAAAAAGTCCGTAGACTATGGTTTTTTGAATTTCACCTCACAGCCCCGGCGGCGTGAGGCTTTGGAGCGAGAGCTTAAGTTTAATCAGCGCACGGCCGCGGATGTTTATCGTGAAGTGATCGAAGTGGACGGCGAAGGCGTTCTGGTCATGCGCCGCTTTGATCAGTCTATGGTGCTGGCCGAGCAAAGCCTGAGCGATCCTGACTGGTCGCCGGATATCGATCTGATGCAGACGCTTGGTGAGGTCATTGCCGACTTTCACGCGGGCTCCGAGGTCTGCCGTGACCCGTCCCACGCGGCCAACATCAAATATGTGATCGACTCAAACCGCAGCAATATTGACGTATTTCGCCAGCATTTAGGCGCGGCGCGGGTTGAGTATTACGATCAGCGCATATCGCAAGCCTATGAGCAGGTAAAATCGGTTGTTCAGGACCGTTTCGATGAGGGTTTTGTGCGTCGCTGCCACGGTGATCTGCATCTGGGCAATATATTCGTCGAAGCGGGCCGACCCGTTCTGTTTGACTGCATCGAATTTAATGAGCGGTTGAGCCAGATTGATGTGTTGTACGATCTGGCGTTTTTGTTGATGGATCTGTGGGTGAGGGGCCATAAACAGGCCGCGAACCGCGTCATGAATGCTTACATGGATAAGGCCGCGCGAAATGAAGCGGATGATGGCCGCCTGTATAGCGGCTTAAAGTTATTGCCACTCTATATGTCGGTACGGGCGGGGGTGCGTTGTCATGTCAATGCGCATTACGGCGATCTTGAGCAAGCTTCGGTCTATCTTGACGCGGCGATGGCGTTCCTGGAAATGGACAAGGCCGGTCTAATGGCCGTTGGTGGCTTATCGGGTTCGGGAAAAACGACCTATGCCCGACGTATCGCGGACAGTAAGGGGCGATCACCCGGTGCCGTCATTCTACGCAGCGACGAGATTCGCAAGCGTTTGTGGGACTGGCCGTCCTTTGAACGCTTGCCTGCTGAGGCTTACACGCATGAGGAAACTGACAAGGTTTATAGTCACATAAAGCGCCTTGCCGGTATTGTACTGGCGTCCGGGCAATCTGTAATCTTAGATGCAACGTTCAGAGATCTGTCGCCGCGGGAGGCTATGGAGGCACTGGCCGAGACAACGAGTGTTTACTTTGAAGGCATATGGTTGGATTTGTCGCGCGAAGAACGGGTGCGGCGGGTCGCGGTTCGATCAAATGATGCGTCTGACGCCACAGAAGCGGTGGCTGATTCCCAAGCTGAGGTGAAGGATTTGTCATCGAAATGGACGCGTATTGAGGCGATTTGA
- the queE gene encoding 7-carboxy-7-deazaguanine synthase yields the protein MYSFKEIFLTLQGEGGQAGRVAVFARFAGCNLWSGREEDRHKALCNFCDTDFIGTDGEGGGKFMTAADVVEALDRFWGDLPRLDKSVVFTGGEPLLQLDAALVSAVKAAGYFIAVESNGTIVAPTGIDWLCISPKAQNALKQTSGQELKLVYPQAGVDPEDFSGLDFERFYLQPKDNLGADKAEQMANTQAVIEYCLKHPQWRLSLQTHKMTGIR from the coding sequence ATGTATAGTTTCAAGGAAATATTCCTGACACTACAGGGCGAGGGCGGTCAGGCCGGGCGGGTGGCGGTGTTTGCGCGCTTTGCTGGCTGCAACCTGTGGAGCGGCCGTGAAGAGGATCGCCACAAAGCCCTGTGCAATTTTTGCGATACCGATTTCATAGGCACTGACGGCGAGGGCGGCGGTAAATTTATGACCGCGGCTGATGTTGTCGAGGCGCTGGACCGGTTTTGGGGGGATTTGCCACGGTTGGATAAGTCCGTTGTTTTTACGGGCGGAGAGCCGCTACTGCAACTGGATGCGGCCTTAGTTTCTGCTGTTAAAGCCGCGGGATATTTTATTGCGGTGGAATCTAACGGTACGATTGTCGCACCCACTGGCATCGACTGGCTGTGTATAAGTCCCAAGGCGCAAAATGCCCTGAAACAAACGTCAGGGCAGGAACTGAAACTGGTTTACCCGCAGGCGGGCGTCGATCCGGAAGATTTTTCGGGGCTGGATTTTGAGCGCTTTTACCTGCAACCCAAAGATAATCTTGGGGCGGATAAGGCTGAGCAAATGGCCAATACGCAGGCTGTGATCGAGTACTGTCTGAAACATCCCCAGTGGCGGCTTAGCCTTCAAACCCATAAAATGACGGGTATAAGATAG
- a CDS encoding DnaJ C-terminal domain-containing protein, translating to MNRTDALKILGLCDPIDEARIKAAFRARVKDVHPDINPTSDALLRLMIVARDILLQQSVPASVAHHSPAVTDLVITPHQAIHGGEIVCEIPVTLDIIEQDQTVQSLSHLRHVSLHLPKGLRHDEILELKDGQLCPVQSQPAHTHNFQIKIILDERITIAGNDIWMTVGVSPDILKNGGQAMVETPNGTRPITLQGPVKSGSSLKLAGAGLPARAGFKAGDLHLRLTEKEVPSFNAANLLNRFNAQWG from the coding sequence ATGAACAGAACCGATGCGCTCAAAATTCTGGGGCTTTGCGATCCCATCGATGAGGCCCGCATCAAAGCGGCGTTTCGCGCCCGTGTAAAAGATGTCCATCCGGACATCAATCCGACATCGGATGCTCTGCTGCGCCTGATGATCGTGGCGCGCGACATATTGCTTCAGCAGTCTGTGCCCGCATCAGTCGCCCACCACAGCCCCGCCGTAACAGATTTAGTTATCACACCCCATCAAGCTATCCATGGTGGTGAGATCGTTTGCGAAATTCCGGTTACCCTTGACATCATCGAACAGGATCAGACCGTTCAGTCCCTAAGCCACCTGCGGCACGTATCCTTGCACCTTCCCAAAGGCCTGCGACACGATGAGATTTTAGAACTTAAGGATGGCCAATTGTGTCCGGTTCAGAGTCAGCCCGCCCATACACATAACTTTCAAATTAAAATCATTCTGGATGAGCGCATTACTATCGCCGGTAATGACATATGGATGACGGTTGGTGTCAGTCCTGATATTCTGAAAAATGGCGGTCAGGCTATGGTTGAGACGCCGAACGGTACGCGGCCCATTACCCTTCAAGGCCCGGTTAAGAGCGGCTCTAGTCTTAAACTGGCAGGTGCCGGACTTCCCGCCAGAGCGGGTTTCAAAGCCGGAGACCTGCATTTGCGGCTCACCGAAAAAGAGGTTCCAAGCTTTAATGCGGCCAACCTATTGAACCGTTTCAATGCGCAGTGGGGTTAG
- the pdxH gene encoding pyridoxamine 5'-phosphate oxidase, with amino-acid sequence MASELIPHSPTEDEYRAAHEANAVEIDLNVVEPFDLFAEWLKEAGKKEPNDPNAVAVATVDEDGLPDVRMVLLKDFDRHGFVFYTNTHSAKGQQLDQAGKAALLFHWKSLRRQVRIRGMVSRVSDAEADAYFHSRARASQIGAWASDQSRPMADRFALEKRVAELTLKFGVGPIPRPPHWTGYRVAPLTMEFWRDKPFRLHERVQFNRQTVSDSWDKARLFP; translated from the coding sequence ATGGCATCGGAACTGATTCCGCATAGCCCTACGGAAGACGAATACCGCGCGGCCCATGAAGCCAATGCGGTTGAGATCGATCTCAATGTTGTAGAACCCTTTGACCTGTTTGCCGAGTGGCTCAAAGAGGCGGGTAAAAAAGAACCGAACGATCCCAACGCCGTGGCCGTCGCAACCGTTGATGAAGACGGCCTGCCCGACGTGCGCATGGTGCTGCTCAAAGATTTCGATCGCCACGGATTTGTTTTTTACACCAATACCCATAGCGCTAAGGGCCAGCAGCTTGATCAGGCGGGCAAGGCGGCCTTGCTGTTTCACTGGAAAAGTCTGCGTCGGCAGGTGCGGATTCGAGGCATGGTCAGCCGCGTGTCAGATGCCGAAGCTGACGCCTATTTCCACAGTCGGGCGCGGGCGTCTCAGATTGGTGCCTGGGCGTCGGACCAATCCCGCCCTATGGCGGATCGGTTTGCGCTCGAAAAACGAGTTGCGGAACTGACGCTGAAGTTTGGTGTCGGGCCCATTCCACGGCCACCGCACTGGACCGGCTACCGCGTGGCGCCTTTGACCATGGAGTTCTGGCGCGATAAGCCCTTTCGTCTGCATGAACGTGTTCAGTTTAATCGTCAGACAGTCTCGGATAGCTGGGATAAGGCGCGGCTTTTCCCCTGA
- a CDS encoding COG3650 family protein, whose amino-acid sequence MGYLAIVLICLTACSPASTDTAPVEDNSEPASAPAKVSALPAHSLNGVDLDQPLTLLGTEPFWSVTASPSGIVFKRPDEADITLSAAPFTVTADTAELRHDELTMTLTAATCSDGMSDRAYPLTAQVTYKGKVMQGCAAPTADLQLNRP is encoded by the coding sequence ATGGGTTACTTAGCCATCGTTCTCATATGTTTAACCGCCTGCTCGCCCGCCAGTACCGACACCGCGCCTGTGGAAGACAATTCCGAACCGGCCTCGGCGCCCGCTAAGGTCAGCGCGCTACCGGCCCATAGCCTTAATGGCGTCGACCTTGATCAGCCCTTGACCCTTCTGGGCACCGAACCGTTTTGGAGCGTCACGGCCTCCCCTTCGGGTATTGTTTTCAAGCGTCCGGATGAAGCTGACATCACCTTATCTGCGGCCCCCTTTACGGTCACGGCGGACACGGCAGAATTGCGCCATGATGAACTGACGATGACCTTAACCGCAGCAACCTGTTCGGACGGCATGAGCGACCGCGCCTACCCCTTGACCGCTCAGGTCACCTATAAAGGCAAGGTCATGCAGGGCTGCGCCGCCCCAACGGCAGATTTGCAACTCAATCGGCCCTAA
- a CDS encoding HAD family phosphatase produces the protein MHKAFQFHPDAEIKALIFDCDGTLADTFPAHYRAFKEALEIYNINFETDFYAARVGLSRYQLLTQLATETGIAFDPEDIAARNADLFLKHIDAVTPIPFVTDIVRQFQGVMPLGVASGGQAAIVTATLQAIKLYDIFDTVVTIEDTHRGKPHPDLYLTAAERLKINPEDIQAFEDSDEGIEAARSATMKVIDIRPYYQPDPTTW, from the coding sequence ATGCATAAAGCGTTTCAGTTTCACCCCGATGCCGAGATCAAAGCTCTGATTTTTGACTGTGACGGTACTTTGGCCGACACCTTCCCCGCTCATTACCGCGCTTTTAAAGAGGCGCTTGAGATTTACAATATAAATTTTGAAACTGATTTTTACGCCGCGCGAGTCGGTCTGTCGCGATATCAGTTACTGACTCAACTCGCCACCGAAACGGGCATCGCCTTCGACCCTGAAGATATAGCCGCGCGTAATGCGGACTTGTTTTTAAAGCATATCGACGCCGTCACGCCGATACCGTTTGTTACGGATATCGTGCGCCAGTTTCAGGGCGTGATGCCATTAGGCGTGGCCTCCGGCGGTCAGGCTGCCATAGTGACCGCCACATTACAGGCCATAAAGCTTTACGATATATTTGACACCGTGGTCACGATCGAAGACACCCACAGGGGTAAGCCTCACCCTGACCTTTATCTAACGGCTGCCGAGCGCCTTAAAATCAATCCCGAAGACATTCAGGCATTCGAAGACTCCGACGAAGGCATAGAGGCCGCCCGAAGCGCCACAATGAAGGTCATCGATATCAGACCCTATTACCAGCCAGACCCCACAACCTGGTGA
- a CDS encoding NF038104 family lipoprotein, whose translation MIELGIKPVLKPAGFILLVGTALLLQGCVAVAVTGAVVGTAVGVTGAAVKTTGAVVGAAIPDGDDEKKDKKKKDKDED comes from the coding sequence ATGATAGAACTTGGGATTAAACCAGTCCTGAAACCTGCGGGTTTCATTCTCTTAGTTGGCACAGCCCTGTTACTTCAGGGCTGTGTCGCCGTTGCGGTAACCGGTGCCGTCGTCGGCACGGCGGTAGGGGTTACGGGCGCGGCCGTTAAAACCACCGGCGCCGTCGTTGGAGCCGCTATCCCGGATGGCGACGACGAGAAAAAAGACAAAAAGAAAAAAGACAAAGACGAGGATTAG
- a CDS encoding helix-turn-helix transcriptional regulator — MSLSHAHIWAAIDALAERMMTTPSGLARMAGLDPTSFNKSKRLSTEQPPRPRWPSTESLSKLLSATGIKFSEFALLAEGRSKGQGIPLIGMAQAGSDGLFDDLGYPLGQGWDEINFPEDHTGLYALEISGDSMLPLYRDGDRILVDPHAGSSLRRGDRVVVKTIEGEVMAKELVRETSLSVELRSLNPSFPNRTIERSQIIWIARIVWASQ; from the coding sequence ATGTCATTGTCACACGCACATATCTGGGCGGCCATTGACGCCCTCGCCGAAAGGATGATGACGACGCCCTCTGGCCTTGCGCGTATGGCAGGCCTTGACCCCACCAGCTTCAATAAATCCAAACGCCTGTCGACCGAGCAACCGCCGCGACCGCGCTGGCCATCTACTGAGAGCCTGTCAAAACTCCTAAGTGCCACCGGTATTAAGTTCTCGGAATTTGCGCTATTGGCCGAAGGGCGCTCCAAAGGTCAGGGCATCCCGCTCATTGGCATGGCACAGGCCGGAAGCGACGGCCTGTTTGATGATCTGGGCTACCCCTTGGGTCAGGGCTGGGATGAAATCAATTTTCCAGAAGACCACACCGGCCTTTATGCGCTCGAAATCTCAGGCGATTCCATGCTGCCGCTATATCGTGACGGGGATCGTATTCTGGTCGACCCTCATGCCGGTTCATCCTTGCGGCGCGGCGACCGGGTCGTCGTGAAAACCATTGAGGGCGAAGTTATGGCCAAGGAACTGGTCAGAGAAACCAGCCTGTCCGTAGAACTCCGCTCCCTGAACCCAAGCTTCCCCAACCGGACGATCGAGCGATCCCAAATCATCTGGATCGCCCGCATCGTCTGGGCCAGCCAGTAA
- a CDS encoding pirin family protein — MIQHRPFEKLFHENHGWLDTRHHFSFASYHDPDNMGWGSIRVWNDDVIDSKSGFPPHPHSDMEIITYVRKGAITHQDNLGNTGRTEAGDVQVMSAGTGIRHAEYNLEPETTEIFQIWVMPDKRGIAPRWGARPFPKGDRSGKFVTLASGFETDTDTLKIQTPARLLGATLLKGQTETYTTEAGRHIYLVLAQGRVKLNGLELGPRDGAAIKDEAVLTIEALEDAEILLMDAQ; from the coding sequence ATGATACAGCACCGCCCCTTTGAAAAACTCTTCCATGAAAACCACGGCTGGCTTGATACGCGCCATCACTTTTCATTCGCAAGCTATCATGATCCGGACAATATGGGCTGGGGATCAATCCGTGTCTGGAATGATGATGTCATTGATTCCAAATCAGGTTTTCCGCCTCACCCTCATAGTGATATGGAAATTATTACCTATGTCCGCAAGGGCGCCATTACCCATCAGGACAATCTTGGCAACACCGGCCGCACCGAAGCTGGTGATGTGCAAGTAATGTCAGCCGGCACAGGTATCCGTCATGCGGAGTACAATCTTGAGCCGGAAACGACTGAGATTTTCCAGATCTGGGTCATGCCGGATAAGCGCGGCATTGCCCCACGCTGGGGCGCCAGGCCGTTCCCCAAAGGCGACCGGTCGGGCAAGTTCGTAACCTTAGCGTCTGGTTTTGAAACCGATACGGATACGTTGAAAATTCAAACCCCGGCCCGCTTGTTAGGGGCCACCCTGCTCAAAGGTCAAACCGAAACCTACACGACCGAAGCCGGTCGACATATCTATCTGGTATTGGCGCAAGGACGTGTTAAGTTAAACGGACTCGAACTTGGCCCGCGTGATGGCGCTGCAATCAAGGATGAAGCCGTCCTGACGATTGAAGCTCTGGAGGATGCGGAAATCCTTTTGATGGATGCTCAATGA